In Carya illinoinensis cultivar Pawnee chromosome 16, C.illinoinensisPawnee_v1, whole genome shotgun sequence, a single window of DNA contains:
- the LOC122299728 gene encoding disease resistance protein Roq1-like isoform X2 has protein sequence MNDTRILGIYGCGGIGKTNLAKEIYNTFIDQFENCCFLANVRETSKREYGLIQLQEKLLCEILGDSSLKVRNVDEGIGLIKEMLWSKKVLLVLDDLDQSVKVKTLLGGCDWFGLGSIVIITTRDEHLLTSNNVHLRYKVKELDHDEALQLFCWNAFQNKNPNHDFVELTEDILRYAGGLPLALMVVGSSLYGRDIHYWKSALQKYKTIPHNDIHQKLRISYDGLDEFEKNIFLDIACFFTKEQKEYVTKILDGCDFFATCGIEVLVDKSLITIDEWGKLIMHDLLKDMGREIVRQESLEEPEKRSRLWFHEDVRHVFEETKGTNKIQGILIEFPKQELIDLKPETFSAMRRLRIFINRNARFSKGPNYLSNELRVLDNWHSYPSHSFPQNFHGKKLVVLKMDDCFIKELGEGLKNFQKLTTIKFSKCKFLTKIPDVSGLQSLNRLDIEYCNNLVEEYVEDLDEDCELIFAGNKIPDLDYHCKLKKTRNSYLCDGINVDLVYSDEIKGFIACVVVLSDPSQMYSFLSNMHIDIYYNGVYQYTSTHIRYINPSSSDNVWLYYHELKGEHFKSVEGILQLKFDGDQGRIPIRSFGIRVVCKQKEINTLQDVARWSPCVNVQPSSKLIISGLENESEDENPNEDLELGVHLVEKDEEKARDHDTDVLHEDVDAHFDASSEVIEGWVDYLMDGKRRHNEDDCNLEFNWHPQQKRQHSSTMGIRITELENDDENPKEDVDLELKVGL, from the exons ATGAATGATACACGCATACTAGGGATCTATGGATGTGGAGGAATTGGTAAGACAAATCTAGCTAAAGAAATCTACAACACATTTATCGACCAGTTTGAAAATTGTTGCTTTCTTGCAAACGTGAGAGAAACTTCAAAGCGTGAGTATGGTTTAATTCAATTGCAAGAGAAACTTCTTTGCGAGATCCTTGGAGACTCAAGTTTGAAGGTTCGAAATGTTGATGAAGGAATTGGTCTCATAAAAGAGATGCTTTGGAGTAAAAAGGTTCTTTTAGTTCTTGATGATTTGGATCAGTCGGTCAAAGTGAAAACCTTACTTGGAGGATGTGATTGGTTTGGTTTAGGAAGTATAGTCATTATAACAACTAGAGATGAACATTTATTAACTAGTAATAATGTTCATTTACGATATAAGGTGAAGGAATTGGATCACGATGAAGCTCTTCAACTGTTTTGTTGGAATgccttccaaaacaaaaatcctAACCATGATTTTGTAGAACTCACAGAAGATATACTGCGTTATGCTGGGGGCCTTCCGTTGGCTTTAATGGTGGTAGGCTCGAGTCTATATGGTAGAGATATTCATTATTGGAAAAGTGCTTTACAAAAGTACAAAACAATTCCTCACAACGATATTCATCAAAAACTTAGAATAAGTTATGATGGCTTGGATGAATTCGAGAAGAACATTTTCTTGgatattgcatgtttctttacaAAAGAGCAAAAGGAATATGTTACTAAAATACTTGATGGTTGTGATTTCTTTGCTACCTGTGGCATCGAAGTACTAGTGGATAAGTCTCTCATTACCATTGATGAGTGGGGCAAATTAATCATGCATGACTTACTCAAAGATATGGGTAGAGAAATTGTTCGTCAAGAATCACTCGAAGAACCCGAGAAACGTAGTAGGTTGTGGTTTCATGAAGATGTTCGTCATGTATTTGAAGAAACTAAG GGAACAAACAAGATTCAAGGCATATTGATAGAGTTTCCAAAACAAGAGTTGATAGATTTGAAGCCTGAGACTTTCTCGGCGATGAGAAGGCTCAGGATATTCATAAATCGTAATGCACGCTTTTCAAAAGGGCCTAATTATCTCTCAAATGAGTTAAGAGTACTTGATAATTGGCACAGCTATCCTAGTCATTCTTTTCCGCAAAACTTTCATGGAAAGAAACTCGTCGTTTTAAAAATGGATGATTGCTTCATCAAAGAATTGGGAGAAGGATTGAAG AATTTCCAGAAGTTGACTACTATAAAATTCTCTAAATGTAAATTCCTAACAAAGATTCCTGATGTGTCAGGGCTCCAAAGTTTAAATAGATTGGACATTGAGTATTGCAATAACTTAGTTGAG GAATATGTAGAGGACCTGGATGAAGATTGTGAACTAATATTTGCGGGAAATAAGATTCCAGATTTGGACTACCATTGCAAGCTGAAGAAGACTCGAAATAGTTATTTATGTGATGGGATAAATGTTGATTTGGTGTATTCGGATGAGATAAAAGGATTCATTGCATGTGTTGTTGTTCTATCCGATCCCTCCCAAATGTACTCTTTCCTCAGTAATATGCATATCGATATCTACTATAATGGTGTTTATCAATATACCAGTACGCATATAAGATATATTAATCCAAGTAGCTCAGATAATGTGTGGTTGTATTACCACGAACTAAAAGGAGAGCATTTCAAATCAGTGGAGGGAATTCTGCAACTTAAGTTTGATGGGGACCAAGGTAGAATCCCAATTAGAAGTTTTGGAATCCGTGTGGTATGCAAGCAGAAGGAGATCAATACATTACAAGACGTTGCACGTTGGAGTCCTTGTGTTAACGTCCAGCCTTcttcaaaattaataatttctgGTTTAGAGAATGAAAGCGAAGATGAGAATCCAAATGAAGATTTGGAACTTGGGGTCCATTTGGTAGAGAAGGATGAAGAGAAGGCAAGAGATCATGATACCGATGTGCTCCATGAAGATGTTGATGCCCATTTTGATGCATCCAGTGAAGTAATTGAAGGTTGGGTAGATTATTTAATGGATGGTAAGAGGCGTCATAATGAAGATGATTGCAACCTAGAATTCAATTGGCACCCTCAACAAAAGAGGCAGCATTCCTCAACTATGGGCATTAGAATAACAGAATTAGAGAATGACGATGAGAATCCAAAGGAAGATGTGGATTTAGAGCTTAAAGTTGGGTTGTAA
- the LOC122299728 gene encoding disease resistance protein RUN1-like isoform X1, translated as MNDTRILGIYGCGGIGKTNLAKEIYNTFIDQFENCCFLANVRETSKREYGLIQLQEKLLCEILGDSSLKVRNVDEGIGLIKEMLWSKKVLLVLDDLDQSVKVKTLLGGCDWFGLGSIVIITTRDEHLLTSNNVHLRYKVKELDHDEALQLFCWNAFQNKNPNHDFVELTEDILRYAGGLPLALMVVGSSLYGRDIHYWKSALQKYKTIPHNDIHQKLRISYDGLDEFEKNIFLDIACFFTKEQKEYVTKILDGCDFFATCGIEVLVDKSLITIDEWGKLIMHDLLKDMGREIVRQESLEEPEKRSRLWFHEDVRHVFEETKGTNKIQGILIEFPKQELIDLKPETFSAMRRLRIFINRNARFSKGPNYLSNELRVLDNWHSYPSHSFPQNFHGKKLVVLKMDDCFIKELGEGLKNFQKLTTIKFSKCKFLTKIPDVSGLQSLNRLDIEYCNNLVEVNQSIGFLDKLVELKIVYCQSLTSFPSSLKLRSLEMLILSYCERLQKFPEIESEMKCLTYVKLEHMTAIKELPSSIGNLTSLLDLQISDCYKLRYIPNNIRQLKHLRCLILEGWLDDQSQYHLPSSTAELFPSYTPPMNSIVFPKLDLSRATFYSTLEVLDLSGSNIVVILPEWIRGFILLRLLQLCHCEQLKEILELPANISMVNARGCISLESFPEVSNMFEFNTSSHKICSINLSGCQKMLVNPLRFEEYVEDLDEDCELIFAGNKIPDLDYHCKLKKTRNSYLCDGINVDLVYSDEIKGFIACVVVLSDPSQMYSFLSNMHIDIYYNGVYQYTSTHIRYINPSSSDNVWLYYHELKGEHFKSVEGILQLKFDGDQGRIPIRSFGIRVVCKQKEINTLQDVARWSPCVNVQPSSKLIISGLENESEDENPNEDLELGVHLVEKDEEKARDHDTDVLHEDVDAHFDASSEVIEGWVDYLMDGKRRHNEDDCNLEFNWHPQQKRQHSSTMGIRITELENDDENPKEDVDLELKVGL; from the exons ATGAATGATACACGCATACTAGGGATCTATGGATGTGGAGGAATTGGTAAGACAAATCTAGCTAAAGAAATCTACAACACATTTATCGACCAGTTTGAAAATTGTTGCTTTCTTGCAAACGTGAGAGAAACTTCAAAGCGTGAGTATGGTTTAATTCAATTGCAAGAGAAACTTCTTTGCGAGATCCTTGGAGACTCAAGTTTGAAGGTTCGAAATGTTGATGAAGGAATTGGTCTCATAAAAGAGATGCTTTGGAGTAAAAAGGTTCTTTTAGTTCTTGATGATTTGGATCAGTCGGTCAAAGTGAAAACCTTACTTGGAGGATGTGATTGGTTTGGTTTAGGAAGTATAGTCATTATAACAACTAGAGATGAACATTTATTAACTAGTAATAATGTTCATTTACGATATAAGGTGAAGGAATTGGATCACGATGAAGCTCTTCAACTGTTTTGTTGGAATgccttccaaaacaaaaatcctAACCATGATTTTGTAGAACTCACAGAAGATATACTGCGTTATGCTGGGGGCCTTCCGTTGGCTTTAATGGTGGTAGGCTCGAGTCTATATGGTAGAGATATTCATTATTGGAAAAGTGCTTTACAAAAGTACAAAACAATTCCTCACAACGATATTCATCAAAAACTTAGAATAAGTTATGATGGCTTGGATGAATTCGAGAAGAACATTTTCTTGgatattgcatgtttctttacaAAAGAGCAAAAGGAATATGTTACTAAAATACTTGATGGTTGTGATTTCTTTGCTACCTGTGGCATCGAAGTACTAGTGGATAAGTCTCTCATTACCATTGATGAGTGGGGCAAATTAATCATGCATGACTTACTCAAAGATATGGGTAGAGAAATTGTTCGTCAAGAATCACTCGAAGAACCCGAGAAACGTAGTAGGTTGTGGTTTCATGAAGATGTTCGTCATGTATTTGAAGAAACTAAG GGAACAAACAAGATTCAAGGCATATTGATAGAGTTTCCAAAACAAGAGTTGATAGATTTGAAGCCTGAGACTTTCTCGGCGATGAGAAGGCTCAGGATATTCATAAATCGTAATGCACGCTTTTCAAAAGGGCCTAATTATCTCTCAAATGAGTTAAGAGTACTTGATAATTGGCACAGCTATCCTAGTCATTCTTTTCCGCAAAACTTTCATGGAAAGAAACTCGTCGTTTTAAAAATGGATGATTGCTTCATCAAAGAATTGGGAGAAGGATTGAAG AATTTCCAGAAGTTGACTACTATAAAATTCTCTAAATGTAAATTCCTAACAAAGATTCCTGATGTGTCAGGGCTCCAAAGTTTAAATAGATTGGACATTGAGTATTGCAATAACTTAGTTGAGGTAAATCAATCTATTGGCTTCCTTGATAAACTCGTCGAATTGAAAATTGTATATTGCCAGAGCCTTACTAGTTTTCCAAGCTCCCTCAAGTTGAGATCTCTAGAAATGCTTATTCTTTCTTATTGTGAAAGGTTGCAGAAGTTTCCTGAAATTGAGAGTGAAATGAAATGTTTAACATATGTTAAACTAGAACACATGACTGCTATAAAAGAATTGCCTTCATCTATTGGGAATCTTACTAGCCTTCTGGATTTACAAATAAGCGATTGCTACAAATTAAGGTATATCCCTAACAACATTCGTCAGTTGAAGCATCTCCGTTGTCTCATTCTTGAGGGTTGGTTAGATGATCAAAGCCAATATCACTTACCCTCCTCCACTGCAGAATTGTTCCCGTCATATACTCCTCCAATGAATTCAATAGTGTTTCCGAAACTAGATTTATCGAGAGCTACCTTCTATTCCACCTTGGAAGTTTTAGATTTATCGGGAAGCAATATTGTTGTTATCCTTCCTGAGTGGATCAGAGGATTTATTCTATTACGGTTACTTCAATTGTGTCATTGCGAGCAACTTAAAGAAATCTTAGAACTTCCTGCAAATATATCTATGGTAAATGCTAGGGGATGCATTTCATTGGAGAGTTTTCCTGAAGTATCAaatatgtttgaattcaataCAAGCAGTCATAAAATATGTTCGATTAACTTGAGTGGATGCCAAAAAATGCTTGTAAATCCTCTACGGTTTGAg GAATATGTAGAGGACCTGGATGAAGATTGTGAACTAATATTTGCGGGAAATAAGATTCCAGATTTGGACTACCATTGCAAGCTGAAGAAGACTCGAAATAGTTATTTATGTGATGGGATAAATGTTGATTTGGTGTATTCGGATGAGATAAAAGGATTCATTGCATGTGTTGTTGTTCTATCCGATCCCTCCCAAATGTACTCTTTCCTCAGTAATATGCATATCGATATCTACTATAATGGTGTTTATCAATATACCAGTACGCATATAAGATATATTAATCCAAGTAGCTCAGATAATGTGTGGTTGTATTACCACGAACTAAAAGGAGAGCATTTCAAATCAGTGGAGGGAATTCTGCAACTTAAGTTTGATGGGGACCAAGGTAGAATCCCAATTAGAAGTTTTGGAATCCGTGTGGTATGCAAGCAGAAGGAGATCAATACATTACAAGACGTTGCACGTTGGAGTCCTTGTGTTAACGTCCAGCCTTcttcaaaattaataatttctgGTTTAGAGAATGAAAGCGAAGATGAGAATCCAAATGAAGATTTGGAACTTGGGGTCCATTTGGTAGAGAAGGATGAAGAGAAGGCAAGAGATCATGATACCGATGTGCTCCATGAAGATGTTGATGCCCATTTTGATGCATCCAGTGAAGTAATTGAAGGTTGGGTAGATTATTTAATGGATGGTAAGAGGCGTCATAATGAAGATGATTGCAACCTAGAATTCAATTGGCACCCTCAACAAAAGAGGCAGCATTCCTCAACTATGGGCATTAGAATAACAGAATTAGAGAATGACGATGAGAATCCAAAGGAAGATGTGGATTTAGAGCTTAAAGTTGGGTTGTAA